In the Phycisphaerales bacterium genome, CGATGATTTCGCTCTTCTTAAGATCAAGTAACGGCGCATGAACTTGAATTGGCTTGCCACCTACGCCAGCTCTCGTTGCCACTGCTGCAAGTTCATTAAAAGCCTTAACAAAGGCTGGACGGCAATCTGGATAGCCCGAAAAGTCAATCGCATTGACACCTATGAATATATCGCTGGCACCCATTGTCTCGGCAAAGGCCATCGCAAGGCTCAGTAGCACTGTATTTCGAGCAGGGACATATGTCACTGGAATCGTGTCATCAATTTCATCTGTTGAATTGTGCTTAGGAACATCGATTGCCGCAGTTAATGCTGAACCACCAAAGCGGTCGAGCTCTACGCCAACACGAACAAGCTCTACAGCGCCCTGCTTATCTACAACGCGTGCCGCGGCTTCAAGTTCGATTTGATGTCGCTGGCCATATTCCACAGATAGCGCGTGGCATACGAACCCCATTTTCATCGCTATTGCAAGCACTGTTGCAGAATCAAGCCCGCCAGAAAGCAGCACAACTGCATGCCGATTATTCGCTATTTCATCTTCACTGCTTGGAATAATATTATTCATATCGCATTGGAATTTATGAAGCCGCGGAAGACGGTCATCCAAAGAATCCGAACATCAAACAGAGGCGTCCAGTTTGCGACGTAGTAGAGGTCATACTGCAGACGTTTACGTAGGCTGGAGTTACCTCGTAGGCCATTGACTTGTGCCCAGCCGGTCATCCCGCTCTTAACATGGTGACGAAGCATGTAGCCCTGCCAGTCATCACGAAATCCGAGTATTAACTCAGGGCGCTCAGGCCGGGGGCCAACAAGCGACATATGTCCGCTAAGAACATTGAATAGCTGGGGAAGCTCGTCGAGACTGGTCTTTCGAAGCAACTTGCCAATCGTCGTAATGCGATCATCATTCGCTCGTGTCCATGCCAATTCTCCGCGCCCAGCATCTCGACTCGACTGACTACTCGCGTCTGTCTCATTCATCGTTCTGAATTTGAGAATATTAAATCGCTTCCCATTCATGCTCATTCGCTCTTGGCGGAAGAAGATTGGGCCGCCCGAAAAGCGGATGCATGCTGCGATAACCAACATTGGCAAAGCAAATATAGCTAATGCTAAAACGCCGCCAACCAGATCAATCACTCGTTTCGTAATAGCACCCCAGCCAGCCAACGGTGACTCTCGCACAGACAGAATCGGCATGCCGTCAAGATCACTAATCGACATATTCAAAGGCATATGCTTTGGATTAACGTCCGGCACCACCCGAACGTCGAAGGAATAGCGGCTCAGGCTGGAAAGCAGCTCAGGAATATCAGCCCCTTGCTTTGCCGGGACCGCGATGAGAATGCCTGAGATTGTGGCATCACCGAGGACCTCATCGAGTGACTTAATCGAACCCATGACAGGCAAACCCATACATTGTGTTCGCAGATTTTCTTCTTGATGACTAATGAAGAACAGTGGCGTAAGTCCGGTCCAAGTGTTTTGTCGAAGATTGTAGCACACAGATTGACCCAAACGTCCTGTGCCAATAATCGCCACATGCCGCAGATTCCAACCCCGCCGGCGTAAGTAACGTAGAGAAACACGAAAGACATAACGCCAGGAAAGCAGTAATAACCAAACAGCCAATCCAAAGATCAACCACTGAACACGGCTGGGATCAATTGACCCAAAGAGCACTTTGCTAAAGAAACTGATGAATGCAATAGAAAGAGCAACGCCAATAACACACGCTCTCGTGACGCTCGCCGCTTCTCGGTAGAATGCCTGGTCGCGGCGTGGGCGGTACAAACCAGCCCAAACCATCGCAATGAACATCATGGGGATAGCGCCTACGACTGGAATCGCGTCGGTGCCGTAGGACCAATTTGCCCCCGTCGGAGGCACAGCGCTCGCGAGTAAGTCAAAACGAATAAAGTAGGTACTCACAGCTGCAACGGCCACGACACAAAGATCAATAGCCATTAAGACATTCCGGAATAACGTATTGTGTCGCTGCAGCATTTTTTATTCGTTGACCAGTTGGTCTTGGCATCCCTGAGGTTTTGGATCACTGCTGAAAAATTGAACAGACTGCCAAACGCTCATAAAAGAGTGCAGCGAACTAAGCAGATTGCCCCCATAGTGTCGATTCCCGCGGATTTTGCAACTCTTTACCAAGCTGCTCAAGCCCTAGACGCGCCTCATCACTAAGTGATTTGGGAGCCACAATCTGTATTACCGCGTAGAAATCCCCTGAAGTACCTTTAGGCGATTTTATGCCTTGTCCCTTCACACGCAACTTCTGACCGCTTGTAGAGCCTGCTGGAACTTTCAAATCAACCGACCCTTGCAATAGTGGCACTGTTACTGAACATCCCAATGCCGCCTCACTAATGCTAATCGGTACATCCAAAAGAATGTCCAGCCCATTACGCCGAAAGTAGGGATGAGCACCAATAGTAATTGCTAGGAGCAAATCTCCTGCATCACCACCAGATTGACCCGGGTTACCGTGCCCCCGCAATCGAAGTTTCCCATTGGATTCAATACCCGCAGGAATCGTGACCGTAATCGTCTGTCGCTGCCCATCGGCTTGCTCCAGTGCAATCTCTTCCTTGCCTCCCAGTACCGCTGTCTGAAAACTAATGTTCATTGGCAGTTTAAGATCACTACCTCTTACTGGCCCTTGTTGCGCCCGGCGACCTTGAGGTGCACCTGCACCAAAACCACCGACACCAGAACCGCCGCCAAACATCTCTGAGAAAATACTCTCTAGATCTTCTGAACTTACATTCGAGGAAACACCTGCACTGCCTGGCCAACCACCTGGCCCACCTGCCCCACGTGGTCCACCGACTCCAACACCGCTACTTCCGAAGCGGTCATAGGCCTTCCGTTTTTCCGCATCAGAAAGTACGTCATACGCCTCCTGAATCTCAGAAAACTTCGTGGCCGCATCATCAGCCTTGTTGACGTCAGGGTGGTACTTCCTCGCCAGCTTGCGATAGGCTTTACGGATCTCATCTGCTGAGGCACCGCTGGTCAGTCCCAGAAGTTGGTAATAGTTGCTTGAATCAGACATGGTTCGTCCCTGTGCTCCAAAAAAGGCATCGCTATGGTATCGCAGGCGGGCCATTTTCGCCGCTGCTTGGCTGATTCGGTACTATCGCCCAAGTTGGCAGTACCCGATGAGAGCTCATGAGCAATATGACCACCGATCCACACCATCCTAAAGCAAAAAAGCCACCGAACGGGGCTGTTGCGGCTGATCCGAATGTGATCCGCATGAGCTTTGGTGATCATCTCGATGAACTTCGTAAACGGTTGCTACTGGCCATAATGGCCCCCATACCCCTGTTCATCATTGTCTTCATTTTCAGCGATGACATCATCGACTGGTTCCTCCTTCCACTCTACGCCGCACTTGAGGAAGCAGATTTACCGAAAGCAGTACAGGTACTGACACCACCTGAGTTCCTGCTCACCCAAATGAAAGTCGGATTCATCGGCGCGCTGATCCTCTCTTGTCCATGGTTATTTTGGCAAGCATGGTTATTCATTCGCCCAGGCTTGTTTCCCCATGAGCGAAGATTTGTTTACCTTTTGCTCCCAGGGAGTTGCATTCTGAGTATTGGTGGCATCGCCCTGATGTATTTCGCAATGTTGCCACTAATGCTGCGTGTCCTCATTCTATTTGGAGCTGCGTTAAACCCAAGCCCTGTTTTAGTTAACGAGGCTGTTGAGTCAGTGACCACGAGCGACTTAACAAAACTGGCTGTGGTTGAGCAAATGCCAGAGGCCGTAACGGTTGGTGATGCATGGGTGAAGATGCCTGAGCGACTTCTTCAGATTGCCCTACCGCAAACTGGGTCAGACGGAAGTACCAACGAGCTATTGATCGTTTCGGTGCCTCTGCCACAAGGATCGACTGCTATTGAGCAGCAGTTCAGACTCGCGGATTACATTAGTTTCGTTCTTGTCCTGATGCTTGGCATCTGTATTGCTTTTCAAATGCCTTTGGTCGTGATGCTTTTAGGTTGGCTCAACATCGCCTCGGCCTCCTGGTTTAAGAAACGCCGAAAGTATGCCCTCTTAGTTTGTGCGATTACCTCTGCAATTCTCACACCAGCAGATGCAATATCAATGTTCCTGATGCTGATACCTCTTTATGGTCTTTATGAATTTGGAATTGTCTTACTACAGATACTGCCTGCTCATCGAGTGATCAGTGGCAAGTTCTTTGGAAGCGTAGCCAATACCACTTCAGACGATGAGGATGAGACCGGTGACAAGTAATGCGGAAAGCATCACGACATTCGATCTAGCCATGATGGAGCGGGCAATTGAACTTGGCCGGCAAGGCAGTCTCAAGGGTGAGATTCCCGTGGGCGCGGTGGTCTACCGCGACCAAGAGATCATTTCTGAAGCTCACAATCTTCGTGAAACAATGCATGATCCAAGTGCTCATGCTGAACGTCTCGCGATCACTGAAGCTGGCCAGAAGCTCAAAACCTGGCGACTCACCGACTGTTCGTTGGCGGTCACGCTTGAGCCGTGCCCCATGTGCGCGGGTCTACTGGTGAATGCTCGACTTCATCGCCTTGTTTATGGTGCCACCGATCCAAAAGCTGGTGCCTGCGACACGCTCTATAACATACCAAGCGATAAAAGGCTTAATCATGCTGTAGAAGTATATGGTGGGATCATGGCTGATCAATGTGCAGATCTTCTGCGTTCTTTTTTCTTGGAGCGCCGGTAATTGCTCGAAGAACAACCGTTGCATAGCTACCTGGCGGTAATTCAAATGACAGCCCAATGAGTTTTCCATGTTCATCTTCAGATGCGTCAGCAGTTGCCCGTCCAACAGCAACCCGAAGTGGACGACGGGCACCAGAAACCGATCGCCCCAATTTGCTAAATTGCTCTGGAATCAGTGCAAATTCTTTTAGGCACCCTCGTTCAATTTCATCAATGAGTTCGCCGCATCTTGTCATCCGACTTCCCCACATAGGTCCACTTGGAGAAATTTCAAAATCAGCAAGTCGTTTCGCAATCTGCGGGTCTTGTAAAGTCTCGCCAGTCACAGCAAAGACACTCCCACCCTCATGCTTCCAAGCGAGATCCCCCTCATAGAGCCTGATAAGCGAATTCTCACAAACACGCCGCTCTAGAACCCGATTAAAAACTGCCGACTGGAGCGAGCTTATCCAGAATTGGCGTGTCTGCTGACCAAGGCGAGCCACAATCTGACCTGCACTTTTTCCTTTCTCGAGCCAGTTTGCTGCAAGCCTCTCAGGACTGTGAATCGGCCACTGTTCAATATCTTCAGATTCTGTAAGCAAACGCACTAACTGAGTTGAGTCCTTTGTAATCAAAGCTCTTCCCAACAAGTGGTTGATTCCACGGGCGCCAAATCGCTGTTCATCAAAATAGTTTGGTAGGCCATTGGCAACCATTGATGCCAAAAGATTTCTTATCTGCGATACGTCTTCAAGTTCTATCCCACGAAGCCGAATATAAAACCGATTGCCCCTGAGATGACCTAGACGAAGCTTATTGACATGCCGGGTTACTTCAAGAAACGCAATGGCCTCATGATGGGGTTCCAGTGTGCTTGGGTCTTTGTGTAGATGAACCGAAACCCACTGTCTCGTAACTGCTTTTTTATCCTTTCGCCCTGCCGTTCCAATTGCCTGACGAGGCACATTAAATTGACGCATAAGCGCCCCCACCATCGCCTCATGGCTCAGATTGGTTTTCTCAACTTGAAGATAGAGATGTTCGCCCTCACCTTTGGCTTCATAGAGCGGCAATTCCTCGACTATAAAGTCACTTGGACGTTGCTTAAAAACACCACCAATAGGCTCACCATCGGACGCAACATCACTTGGCCTATGACTCTGCTTTTTTTGTTGTTCCATCACAACGCCTGCGCTACCAGTCGCCCTCATCTTCATCGATGTCAATCTCGAAGGGAGGCTCTTCACCCTTTTCCGCTTCAATCTGGTCAAGGACATGTTCAGCCACATAGATAGGTACGCCTTCCGAAACACCCAATGCGATTGCATCTGAGGGGCGAGAGTCAATCTCGACAACCTCTCCTTCGTGTTTCAAGCGAATTTGCGCAAAGAACGTTCCATCATTAAGGTCATTAATGTGGATGTCATGCAGCTGGGCACCAAGGAACTTGATGGTGGAGGCCAGAAGATCGTGCGTTTGGGGCCTGGGAATTTTAATGCCCTTGAGCCGCCGCTCAATCGCGAACGCCTCTGGGAGCCCAATAACAATAGGGAACGTACGTTCCCCACCAATCTCACTGAGCTCAATGATCTGTATATCTGCCATCTCACGAATGAGAATGCGAGAAAGTTCCATCTGCACCGGCATTTCTATAACTCCTCACGGGTGAAAGATCATAGTAGCCATGATGCGAGGCGGAAGTGTCTTTCGAGCTAGATTCCTAATAAGACAAAGATCAAAGAGCCGCCCAAGACAGGTGGCAACGCTTTCTAAGCCCCTAAACCCACTCTGGGCATTCCAAAAAAGAGCTCCCTTTGACATCTTGGAACTCAAACAGGACCTGTCGGATCACCCTACAGTTCCGATTCGATAGATTCCTTACGATCCTTGTTCCGTCTAGAATAGAGAGTTACAATTTCGGCTTATCCACTTATCCGGATCATCGCTGGCGAGACGAGGGGTAAGGGCTCGAAAAAGGCCAAAATGAGCAAGTCTTATGCTCGGCCCTTTAGCACTATTGGAACACAGACCTATGGCTACAGACCACACATTTTTCACTTCCGAATCGGTTTCACAGGGACACCCCGACAAAATGGCCGACCAGATCTCCGACGCTATTTTGGATGATCTACTTCAACAGGATCCGAATTCACGCGTCGCCTGCGAGACGTTAGTCACAACTGGGCTTGCAGTGATTGCTGGTGAAATCTCATCACATGGTTACTGCGACATACCAAAGGTCGTCCGTGAAGTCGTTGACTCTATTGGTTATAACGATCCGGAAATTGGATTCGATGCTGGCAGCTGCGCGGTTTTAGTCTCTATTGATCCACAGTCAGACAATATCAGCCAGGGTGTCGACTCTGATCGTGGCTTGCACAAAGAACAGGGAGCAGGCGATCAAGGGCTCATGTTTGGATTTGCTTGTAGTGAAACTGAATCACTCATGCCACTGACAATTGACTTGTCACACCGCTTAGTGGCTAGACAAGAGCAGGTACGAAACGAAGGCATCATTCCACACCTTCGCCCTGATGCGAAGTCTCAGGTCACCGTTGAGTATGACGGCCTCAAACCTGTAAAAGTACAAACCGTTGTGCTTTCTACACAGCATGGGCCACACTGGTCTGAAAATCAGGACGAACTACGTAGTCAAGTCATTGAACACATCATTAAGCCAACACTTGGAGATTGGTGGCACGACGGTATCACGACGCACATCAATCCAACAGGATGCTTTGAAACAGGTGGGCCTCAGGGTGACTGCGGCCTCACTGGCCGTAAGATCATTGTGGACACCTATGGAGGTCGAGGTCGACATGGTGGCGGCGCTTTTTCTGGCAAAGATCCGTCCAAAGTAGATCGCAGTGGCGCCTACATGGCTCGTTATATTGCCAAGAACATTGTTGCAGCGGACCTCGCTGAAAGTTGTGAAGTACAACTGAGCTACGCCATCGGCGTACCTAATCCCACATCGATCAATGTCAATTGCTATGGCACAGGCAAAGTCTCCGACGCCACGCTGGTAAGCTTGATTGAAGACAACTTTGAACTCACGCCGTATGGGATTATTGAATCACTCGACTTACTTAAACCAATCTATCGTGTGACATCTCACCATGGCCACTTTGGTAGAACTCCAGGGGAAGGTGTTAAGCACAGCTTTACCTGGGAACAAACCGACAAAGCTGAGGCCCTTCGAAACGCTGCAGGCACAACAGTAGGTAAGCCTGTTGGCACGTCCTGATGAATCATCACAGATGATCGGCAATACGGCTCCAACACAGCGTGGGCAATGCGCAAGATCTGTTGCTCTGGCACATATTGTTGAACGACTACAGCAGTATCCGAACCTGCACCCGCAAAAATTAGACGCCACTGGACTGAATCCAAAAGAAGCAGGCCTCGCCCGCGCTATTGATGCGGTGGTCGTTCGATACTGGTCTGCCTTAGTGCGCATCATCGATCAGCACCTGTCTCGCCCATGGGATCAGCTGGATACCAAAGTACAGGGCATTCTATTGTTAGGCGCCGGACAGCTTCTTTACCTCGATCGCATTCCTCCACACGCTGCCATCTACGAGAGCGTCGAACTGACCCGCCGT is a window encoding:
- the queC gene encoding 7-cyano-7-deazaguanine synthase QueC gives rise to the protein MNNIIPSSEDEIANNRHAVVLLSGGLDSATVLAIAMKMGFVCHALSVEYGQRHQIELEAAARVVDKQGAVELVRVGVELDRFGGSALTAAIDVPKHNSTDEIDDTIPVTYVPARNTVLLSLAMAFAETMGASDIFIGVNAIDFSGYPDCRPAFVKAFNELAAVATRAGVGGKPIQVHAPLLDLKKSEIIALGLEHGVDYGITISCYDPEKDGRPCGSCDACLLRAQGFRELGINDPALLRFHA
- a CDS encoding undecaprenyl-phosphate glucose phosphotransferase, which encodes MLQRHNTLFRNVLMAIDLCVVAVAAVSTYFIRFDLLASAVPPTGANWSYGTDAIPVVGAIPMMFIAMVWAGLYRPRRDQAFYREAASVTRACVIGVALSIAFISFFSKVLFGSIDPSRVQWLIFGLAVWLLLLSWRYVFRVSLRYLRRRGWNLRHVAIIGTGRLGQSVCYNLRQNTWTGLTPLFFISHQEENLRTQCMGLPVMGSIKSLDEVLGDATISGILIAVPAKQGADIPELLSSLSRYSFDVRVVPDVNPKHMPLNMSISDLDGMPILSVRESPLAGWGAITKRVIDLVGGVLALAIFALPMLVIAACIRFSGGPIFFRQERMSMNGKRFNILKFRTMNETDASSQSSRDAGRGELAWTRANDDRITTIGKLLRKTSLDELPQLFNVLSGHMSLVGPRPERPELILGFRDDWQGYMLRHHVKSGMTGWAQVNGLRGNSSLRKRLQYDLYYVANWTPLFDVRILWMTVFRGFINSNAI
- a CDS encoding DnaJ C-terminal domain-containing protein → MSDSSNYYQLLGLTSGASADEIRKAYRKLARKYHPDVNKADDAATKFSEIQEAYDVLSDAEKRKAYDRFGSSGVGVGGPRGAGGPGGWPGSAGVSSNVSSEDLESIFSEMFGGGSGVGGFGAGAPQGRRAQQGPVRGSDLKLPMNISFQTAVLGGKEEIALEQADGQRQTITVTIPAGIESNGKLRLRGHGNPGQSGGDAGDLLLAITIGAHPYFRRNGLDILLDVPISISEAALGCSVTVPLLQGSVDLKVPAGSTSGQKLRVKGQGIKSPKGTSGDFYAVIQIVAPKSLSDEARLGLEQLGKELQNPRESTLWGQSA
- a CDS encoding twin-arginine translocase subunit TatC gives rise to the protein MSNMTTDPHHPKAKKPPNGAVAADPNVIRMSFGDHLDELRKRLLLAIMAPIPLFIIVFIFSDDIIDWFLLPLYAALEEADLPKAVQVLTPPEFLLTQMKVGFIGALILSCPWLFWQAWLFIRPGLFPHERRFVYLLLPGSCILSIGGIALMYFAMLPLMLRVLILFGAALNPSPVLVNEAVESVTTSDLTKLAVVEQMPEAVTVGDAWVKMPERLLQIALPQTGSDGSTNELLIVSVPLPQGSTAIEQQFRLADYISFVLVLMLGICIAFQMPLVVMLLGWLNIASASWFKKRRKYALLVCAITSAILTPADAISMFLMLIPLYGLYEFGIVLLQILPAHRVISGKFFGSVANTTSDDEDETGDK
- a CDS encoding nucleoside deaminase — protein: MTSNAESITTFDLAMMERAIELGRQGSLKGEIPVGAVVYRDQEIISEAHNLRETMHDPSAHAERLAITEAGQKLKTWRLTDCSLAVTLEPCPMCAGLLVNARLHRLVYGATDPKAGACDTLYNIPSDKRLNHAVEVYGGIMADQCADLLRSFFLERR
- a CDS encoding tRNA pseudouridine(13) synthase TruD; this translates as MEQQKKQSHRPSDVASDGEPIGGVFKQRPSDFIVEELPLYEAKGEGEHLYLQVEKTNLSHEAMVGALMRQFNVPRQAIGTAGRKDKKAVTRQWVSVHLHKDPSTLEPHHEAIAFLEVTRHVNKLRLGHLRGNRFYIRLRGIELEDVSQIRNLLASMVANGLPNYFDEQRFGARGINHLLGRALITKDSTQLVRLLTESEDIEQWPIHSPERLAANWLEKGKSAGQIVARLGQQTRQFWISSLQSAVFNRVLERRVCENSLIRLYEGDLAWKHEGGSVFAVTGETLQDPQIAKRLADFEISPSGPMWGSRMTRCGELIDEIERGCLKEFALIPEQFSKLGRSVSGARRPLRVAVGRATADASEDEHGKLIGLSFELPPGSYATVVLRAITGAPRKKNAEDLHIDQP
- a CDS encoding bifunctional nuclease family protein — encoded protein: MPVQMELSRILIREMADIQIIELSEIGGERTFPIVIGLPEAFAIERRLKGIKIPRPQTHDLLASTIKFLGAQLHDIHINDLNDGTFFAQIRLKHEGEVVEIDSRPSDAIALGVSEGVPIYVAEHVLDQIEAEKGEEPPFEIDIDEDEGDW
- the metK gene encoding methionine adenosyltransferase — its product is MATDHTFFTSESVSQGHPDKMADQISDAILDDLLQQDPNSRVACETLVTTGLAVIAGEISSHGYCDIPKVVREVVDSIGYNDPEIGFDAGSCAVLVSIDPQSDNISQGVDSDRGLHKEQGAGDQGLMFGFACSETESLMPLTIDLSHRLVARQEQVRNEGIIPHLRPDAKSQVTVEYDGLKPVKVQTVVLSTQHGPHWSENQDELRSQVIEHIIKPTLGDWWHDGITTHINPTGCFETGGPQGDCGLTGRKIIVDTYGGRGRHGGGAFSGKDPSKVDRSGAYMARYIAKNIVAADLAESCEVQLSYAIGVPNPTSINVNCYGTGKVSDATLVSLIEDNFELTPYGIIESLDLLKPIYRVTSHHGHFGRTPGEGVKHSFTWEQTDKAEALRNAAGTTVGKPVGTS